In the genome of Ptychodera flava strain L36383 chromosome 13, AS_Pfla_20210202, whole genome shotgun sequence, one region contains:
- the LOC139147770 gene encoding NXPE family member 4-like, protein MPNSTTKMPPRSVFERSRVFILIIGVVLGALIEEIYWFGRPTQLTVADSLGNKTCSDRSLQKHLTRTAGPDISIDFQTEDEEIILRGKPFTRSLRKFHVISTAKSRFYLRENGKNPPPAFKGQILNVTIDTYDAYGRQRTEGGDFFFAVMSNTKLQKSTAGRIVDHNNGSYTVQFYAGWAGPASIVITLVHPREAVNWIETVYRPKERCIDWNASFKNHNTTEESTCYVFRGATLKNKCVYSNENALGKTEFVCDSPKHLSCDDISTVKSDMRTLVTYVQHSLSDEEDFLFKKPYLMTPLAGSPMKIEIKEPKSENKFARLLPGALRPCGPDLPMPISDGFWESTTKWTSLACMARHWNADQIIQCAHGKSFVIIGDSTTRQWHAAITKKLKLKLEGGKLLQRSEGSSQNISATFHFHAVVVGSAVIDFWKQRFESDIIDNITDSQCNSVIVLSVSYHFASWTKDSYEERLFRIRLAIIRLRKRCQDIIIVVKSAHPRDHRGMEAYIHSSDWTLYDMNRKMRESFRGLGVNFVDIYDMSLAHFAKNNVHMPVDTVIPQQVDLLFSYICPNLQ, encoded by the exons ATGCCAAATTCGACGACCAAAATGCCACCAAGGTCTGTATTTGAAAGGTCTCGCGTTTTCATATTGATAATAGGTGTGGTACTCGGAGCGCTAATTGAGGAAATT TACTGGTTTGGTCGACCGACCCAGCTGACTGTTGCTGATAGCCTCGGAAACAAGACGTGCTCGGATAGGTCCTTACAAAAGCATTTGACAAGAACTGCTGGGCCAGACATTTCAATAGATTTTCAGACTGAAGACGAGGAAATCATACTCAGAGGAAAGCCTTTCACAAGGTCCCTGAGAAAGTTTCACGTTATATCGACAGCTAAATCAAG ATTTTATCTCCGGGAGAATGGAAAAAACCCACCACCCGCCTTTAAAGGGCAAATCCTCAATGTGACCATTGATACCTATGATGCTTacgggcgacaacgcacggaggGGGGTGATTTCTTCTTTGCCGTCATgtccaatacaaaattacaaaagtcGACCGCCGGAAGAATTGTCGATCATAACAATGGTTCATACACGGTTCAGTTTTATGCTGGTTGGGCAGGTCCAGCTAGTATCGTGATAACACTGGTTCATCCTCGCGAGGCGGTGAACTGGATTGAAACTGTGTATCGACCAAAGGAACGATGCATCGACTGGAATGCGTCGTTCAAGAATCACAATACGACCGAAGAAAGCACATGTTATGTGTTTAGAGGTGCAACTTTGAAGAACAAATGTGTTTACAGCAACGAAAATGCCCTAGGGAAAACAGAATTCGTGTGTGACAGCCCAAAGCATTTGTCATGTGATGATATCAGTACGGTTAAATCTGATATGAGGACATTGGTAACATATGTGCAACACTCCCTTTCAGATGAAGAggattttttgtttaaaaa GCCTTACCTGATGACTCCATTGGCTGGCAGCCCAATGAAAATCGAAATAAAAG AACCAAAGTCTGAGAACAAATTTGCTCGTCTTCTACCAGGTGCCTTACGACCTTGTGGACCAGATCTCCCAATGCCGATATCAGATGGTTTCTGGGAGAGCACCACGAAATGGACTTCCCTCGCCTGCATGGCACGTCACTGGAATGCCGACCAAATAATACAATGTGCTCACGGCAAGAGTTTCGTGATTATAGGGGACTCGACGACCAGACAGTGGCATGCAGCTATAACAAAAAAGTTAAAGCTGAAGCTCGAAGGGGGTAAGCTTTTACAAAGATCTGAAGGAAGCTCCCAAAACATCAGTGCGACTTTTCATTTCCACGCGGTGGTAGTCGGAAGTGCCGTGATAGATTTTTGGAAGCAGAGATTCGAGAGTGACATAATTGACAATATTACAGACAGTCAGTGTAACTCTGTCATTGTGTTAAGTGTCTCCTATCATTTCGCATCTTGGACAAAGGATTCATATGAAGAGCGGCTATTCAGAATACGTCTGGCAATTATACGTCTGAGGAAACGCTGTCAAGACATTATCATCGTGGTCAAAAGTGCCCATCCAAGAGATCATAGGGGAATGGAGGCATACATTCACAGTAGTGACTGGACACTCTATGATATGAACAGAAAGATGAGAGAGTCGTTTCGGGGTCTTGGCGTGAATTTTGTCGATATATATGACATGTCATTAGCTCACTTTGCTAAAAACAATGTCCACATGCCAGTAGACACAGTAATTCCCCAACAAGTAGACTTGCTGTTTTCATATATATGTCCGAATTTGCAGTGA